The Kiritimatiellales bacterium genomic sequence AACGTTGCTTTTCCCGCAACCGTTCGGCCCGACAATCGCCGTCATACCCGGCTCAAATTCAAGATGCGTTTTTTCCGCAAAACTTTTGAAGCCGATAATATCTACAGATTTTAGATACATCCGGCTTTGATACCACGCCGGCAGCGTCCGGCGCAATCCTGCAGGGCGCAAAATCAAACAAAAAAACAGCCCGGAGCGGTATAAACCGTTCCGGGCTGATGAGTTTTACGATTTAAGCACTTTTTATTTCAATCGAACGCGCTTTGCGTTTTTCGGGTTCGTTTTTTAATACAGTGACTGTAAGAACGCCGTTTTTGAAGGACGCCTCAATTTTTTCTGTATCAATTTCTGTTCCGAGTTTAAGCGAGCGTTCGAAGCACCCGTAGCTGCGTTCGGACACGAGGACATTTTTATCCTCTTTCTTTTCCTCCTGCTTCTTTTCACCTTTAATGGTGAGAATGCTGTTTTTTACAGTGAGCTCGATATCTTTCTGCTCGATGCCGGGCAGTTCCATATCGATCGTAACGGCTTCAGCGGTTTCAGAAATATCAAACCGCGGAACGAGCCGTTCGGAATCTTTCAGCAAACCGCCGAAGAGATCGTCAATCGTTTTGTAGCGTAATCCTGCCGGATAACAGCTTCTTTGTATTGGCCATAGCATTGTATGTGCCTCCTTTCTGTTTCACATATTTATAAAGCAGTTATTATGCCAAAAATAAAACAGGGAATTGTCTGCTAAATAATTACGAATGGGCGTCCAGGGTGAGTCAAAACATTCGTGTATGTGACAAGATGAGTCATTTTGGCTTGCGCTGCCGGGCTGATAATTTTTTTGCCGGCCTGGATTGAAATCTTCCAGACAGAGTATGAAATGGAAGTCATATATTTAAATTGATGCTGCCGACATAGCCTTTAAGACGTTGTCTTGAAGCAAAAAATTAAACAGACGATAAATTTACCGGCGTTTTTTTACTCTGAAGATTCGAAAACTATTTTTCCACCCTATGCACTCTGATGCCCCCGGCGCTGAATTCCTTGATAATCTGTTCGTTGTATTTTTGATTTTATTCCGCCGTATCAATCGCTAATCTTGCTGCCCGTTTTTAATCGATAGGAGAACCGATGACTGCTTTGAATCAGCGTGCCGAATGGACGGCCATTGAAAAACATTTTAATTTCATTGAAAAACTGCATCTGCGGCAGCTATTTGCAGACGATGCCGGCCGCGCGGAAAAATTTTCACTGCCGGCATGTGATCTGCTGATCGATTATTCTAAAAACCGCATCACCGCTGAAACAATGCAAAAACTGTTTTCGCTGGCAGAAGCCACCGGGCTGCGCGAAAAAATTGAAGCGATGTTCACCGGCAAAAAAATAAATAAAACCGAAAACCGCGCAGTACTGCATACCGCGCTGCGTACACCGCGCGACGCCGAAGTATTTGTTGACGGAGAAAATGTAATTCCGGCGGTACATACGGTACTCGACCGCATGGCAGATTTTTCTAACCGCGTACGTACCGGCGAATGGAAGGGATTTAGTGGAAAACGCATTAAAAATATTGTAAACATCGGCATCGGCGGTTCAGATCTCGGTCCGGTGATGGCCTATGAAGCACTCAAGCCGTATTCGCAGCGTGATCTCACCGTGCGGTTCATTTCAAATATTGACGGCACTCATATTGTTGAAACACTGCGTGACCTTGAGGCTGATCAAACACTGTTCATCATCGCCTCCAAAACATTCACAACGCAGGAAACAATGACGAACGCCGGAACGGCGCGCGACTGGCTGCTGAAACAGCTGCACGATGAAGCGGCGGTAGCCAGACACTTTGTCGCCGTTTCAACGAACGCCGGTGAGGTTTCTAAATTCGGTATCGACACGGCCAATATGTTCGGATTCTGGAACTGGGTCGGCGGACGGTATTCGCTCTGCTCCGCCATCGGTCTGCCGGTCATGATCGCCATCGGCGCCGACAATTTCCAGCGCATGCTCACCGGATTTCATGCAATGGATGTGCATTTTCGCACTGCGCCGTTTGACCGGAATGCGCCGGTGATTCTGGCGCTGCTCGGTATTTGGTATAATAATTTTTTCGGTGCCGCCACACAGGCGATTTTACCGTACGATCAATATATGAGCCGTTTCGCTGCATATTTTCAGCAGGGCGATATGGAGTCGAACGGCAAATATATTACACAGGCCGGCAGCCGCGTTGAGTGGCAGACCGGACCGGTCATCTGGGGCGAGCCGGGCACCAACGGGCAGCACGCGTTTTATCAGCTGATTCATCAGGGTACCCAACTCATTCCCTGCGACTTCATCGGTTTTGCCAAATCACAGAACCCCGTCGGCGATCACCACGTTAAACTCATGGCCAACTTTTTTGCGCAGACTGAAGCGCTGGCGTTTGGCAAAACCGCCGAAGAGCTGAAAACAGAACATACGCCGCCGGAGCTCATCCCGCACAAAACGTTCGCCGGCAACCGCCCGACCAACACCATCATGGCGGAAAAGCTCACACCGGAAACTCTCGGACAGCTCATCGCCCTCTATGAACACAAAATTTTCACACAGGGCATGATCTGGGATATTTTCTCGTTCGATCAGTGGGGCGTACAGCTCGGGAAAATCCTCGCATCCGCTATTCTGCCGGAACTGGAAAGCGATACTGAACTTAAACACGACGGCTCTACCAACCGGTTGATCGAATATTTCCGGAAAAATAAATAAGCCTCAGAGATATTTATACTGTCTCTGCGGTTTAATTTGTATTCGTTATGATCAGCTTTTTTGCTGCAGTTAATACTTCATCCAGCTTTTCCGGCTGTTTGCCGCCGGCCTGGGCGCGATCAGGCTTTCCGCCGCCGCCGCCGCCAAGCTGTTTGGCAATGGCCCCGACAATTTTTCCGGCGTTCCTGCCCTCTTGAACAAGGTCAGGCGTAACGGCGCAGATGAGCGCAACCTTATCATCGGCAGCTCCGGCAAGCACTACGACGGCGCTGTGCAGTTTGGGCTGCA encodes the following:
- a CDS encoding Hsp20/alpha crystallin family protein; its protein translation is MLWPIQRSCYPAGLRYKTIDDLFGGLLKDSERLVPRFDISETAEAVTIDMELPGIEQKDIELTVKNSILTIKGEKKQEEKKEDKNVLVSERSYGCFERSLKLGTEIDTEKIEASFKNGVLTVTVLKNEPEKRKARSIEIKSA
- the pgi gene encoding glucose-6-phosphate isomerase, with the translated sequence MTALNQRAEWTAIEKHFNFIEKLHLRQLFADDAGRAEKFSLPACDLLIDYSKNRITAETMQKLFSLAEATGLREKIEAMFTGKKINKTENRAVLHTALRTPRDAEVFVDGENVIPAVHTVLDRMADFSNRVRTGEWKGFSGKRIKNIVNIGIGGSDLGPVMAYEALKPYSQRDLTVRFISNIDGTHIVETLRDLEADQTLFIIASKTFTTQETMTNAGTARDWLLKQLHDEAAVARHFVAVSTNAGEVSKFGIDTANMFGFWNWVGGRYSLCSAIGLPVMIAIGADNFQRMLTGFHAMDVHFRTAPFDRNAPVILALLGIWYNNFFGAATQAILPYDQYMSRFAAYFQQGDMESNGKYITQAGSRVEWQTGPVIWGEPGTNGQHAFYQLIHQGTQLIPCDFIGFAKSQNPVGDHHVKLMANFFAQTEALAFGKTAEELKTEHTPPELIPHKTFAGNRPTNTIMAEKLTPETLGQLIALYEHKIFTQGMIWDIFSFDQWGVQLGKILASAILPELESDTELKHDGSTNRLIEYFRKNK